The Hyalangium minutum DNA segment GAGCGGCGCCGGGTGGCACACCGTACACCCGCCCTTGCCTTCGAAGAGCGTCCGCCCCTCGGCGGGCCGACCCGTGTGTCCGTCTGGCAGAGCCAGCGTCTCCGGTGGCGCGCCATCCTCACCTCGGAACGGGTTGGGCAGCGTGGGCACCAAGGAAGTGAACAACGACAGCGCCTCTACCTCCACGTCCGTGAGCGCGGGGTTCTGGAACCGATTGCGGTTGCCCACCGTCTTGATGGTCTCCGCAATGCTGTGTGTGCTCGCGGGCGTGAAGTACGGCGGCGTGTCCCGGCTGCCTCGCACTGTCGTCGAGCGGTAGATGCGCATCGGCTTCGTCTTCTCGAAGAAGACCCCACCGGTATGGCCCTCCAGGTGGCATGCGTCGCAGCTCATCGCCGTGCGCCCCATGTCCGCGAAGTAGAGCACCTGCCCCAGCCGACGCTTGGCCTGCGTGCGCATCTCCGTCACCGGCAGCTGCTTCACCACCCGCGCCTGTCCCTTCCGCGCCTCCGCTACGTCCACCACCGCCACCGTTCCCGTGTGCCGGTTCAGCACGTAGAGCGTCCGCCCATCCGGCGCCAGCGCCAGCGAGCGCGGCCCCGAGTGCAGTTCCACCCCCGCCCGTCCTTCCTTGCCGTAGTCCTCGTCCGGGCGCGCCCGCGGCGTCTGCTCGGGCAATGGGATGGGCAGTTCCTGCAGCAACGCCTTGCGTGCCCCGTCCTCGCTCTCCACCAGCTTCCGCCCGTCCAGCACCCTCACCTGCCCCAACCCGATGTCCGCCGCGTAGAGCAGCCCCGAGGCCTCGTCCACCGCCAGCCCCTCCGTCACTCCCGCCCCAAAGCCCCGGTGCCGCACCACCTCGCCGCGCTTCGGATCCAGCACCGCCACGCCCCCGTTGGGGCTCACCTCCATGCGCTCCGCGTTGGGCCCCACGTTCGGCCCCAGGCTCGCGATGAAAAGCCGCCCCAGCTTCTCGCTCGCCACCAGCCCTCGCGGCGCCTTGCCTCCCATCACCTGCTTGGAGAACTTCTCCGTCCCTCCGCCCACGATGGGCACGCCTGGCATCGGCACCACCGTCGACACGAGCCCACCGTCCGCCTGCCGCAGCAGTTCCACCTGCCCCGTCTGCAGGCTCCCCACCGCCAGCAGATCCTTCCACCGCGTCAGCTCGCGCGGGTTCGGATCCACCGCCGCAGACCATCGCTCCTTCCCATCCGCCAGCGACACCGCCCGCACCGTGTCTCGCACCTGCTCCGCGATGAACGCCACCTCGCCCCGCCCGTCCACCACCACCCCCGAGGCCCCCACCGGCGCCGGTAGCACTCGCGGCGCACTGCCGGGCGCATCCAGCGCATACAGCCTCAGCTCGGGGCTGAAGCGGTGCACCACCGCCAGCCACGCCCGGCCCTCCGTATCCTTATATGTAGTGATCGCGCTCGGCCCATCCGCAGCCGCCAGCGCCGTCACCTGGCCCGAGCTCACGTCGAGCGCGAACACCGTGTCCGTCGGCGGCGATGCGATGAACGCCGTGCGCCCATCCGGCGAGAGCGCCAACGCGAACAGGTCCGGAAACGCTCGGTCGTTCACCACATCCAGGCGCGCCTCGCCCTCTGGCCCGGGCCCTCCCGCAGCCGAGCTCAGCCGCACCTTCACGCTCGCCACCGGTAGCTCCGGCGGAAGCTCCACGTCCGCGGGCAGCCGCGCATACGCGTGCCGCGCATCCACCACCTTCAGCGGAAGCTCGCGCGACACCGGCTCGCCCAGCGCGAGGCGCATCCCCGGCTCCAAGCCCTCGCCGTACACCGAGAGCGGCTCGGAGGTCTGGTTGCTCGTGAGACGCGGTCCGATCGACACCAGGCGCGCGGATCCGCGCCCAGGCTCCACAGCCTGGGCCACCTGCGCCGGTGCTGGCAGCTCGCGCGAGCGCATGACGAAGACCGCCACGCCCGCCAAGCACAACACCAGCGCCGTTGTCACTGCCGCCCAGGAGCGTTTCATGGATGTTGCAGCCCTCGGTTGTTGATCCGCACTCTACCTTTCCAGTCCTCCCACATCCCCTGCCTGAAAGGTCAGCACAGGTGGGGAATCCATCCCCCAACTGAGGGGGACTGCCCCCCACACTGCCTCTCGGCTCTCGACGGAACCGATGAAGGGCGTGCGTTGACAGAGCGGTACAAACATCGCTTAACCTGGAACTCTGATGCGACGCCTCCTCTTCGTAGCTCTCGTCGCCAACCTCCTTGGCATGCTCCCTCTCCCGATCCTCAGCTCGGAGGCGTGGGCCCAGCGCTCGCGTGCGTCGAAGTCCGCTTCCAAGAGCAAGGCGGCCAAGAAGCCCACCGGCTCCAAGTCCATCCCCAAGTTCGAGTCCAAGGCGGAGCCCGCAGCCACCCTGGCGGATCCCGTCAGCGGTGAGTCCTCGGGCGCTGCCGCCTCGGCCTCTCCGCCCTCCCGAGGCCCCGCCCGCATCGACTTCGATGATCGGCTCATCCAGGGCCAGACGAACAAGTCCGGCGCGGTGTACCTGTACGATCGCAAGGAGCTCAAGACGCGGTCGATGATCAAGGAGCGCGACAGCTTCCGCTCCGAAACCCTCTCCACCGTCTACGACCAGTAGGGCTCGGCCCACGAAAGGGAGTCTCCACGTGAGCGCTCAGCCCTCCGTCCTTCAGGTCGTCATCCTCCGCGACGGGTTGCTCGTCGGCACGGAGGTGTTTGTCCCCGGCACCTACGCCATCGGCTCGGATCCGTCGTCGGATCTGCTGCTGGATGATGCCTCCATCGAGCCGCGCCACGCGCTGCTGTACTTCCAGAATGGGCGCTCGGCCATTCAGGACGCGGGCTCCACGCAGGGCGTCTACGTGAACGGCCACCGCGTCTCCGCGTGCGAGATCCGCTCGGTGGATGAGGTGCTCTGCGGTCCCTTCGTGCTAAAGACGCGCGTGCTCTCGCAGAAGCCCGCCGAGAAGCCGCCCCCGTCTCCCGAAGTGGCCGCTCTGCTCGGAGCTCCGCAGCCTGCTCCCTCGCCCGCCCCCCAGCCCGCCGTCCGTCTGAGCCGCCCCGGAGTGCAGGCGACAATGCCCGCGCGCCCCTCCGTTTCGAACCTCCCCTCGGTGCAGCCGCAGCTGGCTCCCGAGCTGATGACCCACACCGTTCCCCTCACCCAGGGCCAGCAGAGCGCGCCGCGCGGCCCAGCGCCTCAGGCCGTCGTCCCGCTGCAGCAGCCGCCTCCCGCGGAGCACCGGGCCTCGCGCGGTGGCCCCGCCGTAGCCCACGCGCCCCGCCCCGCGCCGGTGCCGGTGCCCGTTCAGCCCCCGCAGGCCTCCGCGGTGCCCGCCAACACGGTGCCCTCCGCGCGCCGCCGCGCCACCCAGGATCTGCTGCCTGTGCAGGAGCAGTCTCCCTCCATCCAACTGGATGAGCTCTTCGGCGACAGCGAGCCTTCCTCCGAGCTCCCCGTCGAGCCTCCGCTGGAGCTGGAGCACGCGCCTCGCCCGCAGCCCGTCCAGGCTCCGGCCCGCGTCTCCGCCCCCGTTCAGGTTCCGGCCCGCGTCTCCGCCCCCGTCCGAATCCCCGTGCCCGCGCCCGAGCATGGCCATGGGCACTCCGCGGAGGTGCTGCCGGATCCGGCCCGCCCCACCCATGCCCCACAGGTGAGCCTCGGCAAGGGCACGGCCCAGCTCTACCTCGAGCTGTACTGGGGCGGCATCCGCCGCGAGGCGCGCCGCTTCTCTCCGGGCAAGGAGCCCCTCAAGGCCTCCGACGCCGAGAAGAACGCCATACCGCTGTGGGGCTTCGCGCTCCCAGAGGAGGGCTTCACGCTCGCCGAGGCCCTCAACGGCGCCTACCGACTCTACGTGCCCCCCGGTTCCGCCGTGGAGAAGGCCAACACCGGCGGCAAGTACACGCCCGTGCAGCTTACCGCGCTGGAGGCGGACGGCACCCGCCGCTTCATCACCCTGCGCGAGGGCACCGCCGCCCGCCTCACCCAGGGGCAGATGTCCCTGGTGGCCTACGCGGCGCCCATGCCGGAGAAGGTCCGCGTCAACCCGCTGGCGGGTCTGCCCTGGCTGGCGCTGACCTGCTTCTTCCTCTTCGGCTCGGGCTTCGGCGCCTTCATCGCGCTGAGGCCCCAGTCGCCCGAGTCTCCGGACTTCCAGCAGAAGAACCTCCCTCCTGTCGCTCTGCGCCTGCTCTCGCCGGAACCGAAGAAGAAGGAGGAGGCCAAGAAGAAGCTCGCCGAGATCAAGGAGAAGGCCAAGCCGGAGAAGAAGGCCGAGAAGGCTCCAGAGAAGGTGGCCGAGACGCCCAAGCCCAAGGAGAAGGTGCCTCCTCCGCCCAAGGCCGCCACGCCGCCTCCGCCCGAGTCCAAGGCGCTCAAGGCCCTGGCCAAGCTGTCCGCCGCCGGCCCCGCGGCCAATGACGTGCTCGCCGCCGTGGACAAGCTGGGCAGCGGCCCGGGCAGCAAGAACGTGAAGACGTCCAACTACAAGCTGTCCGGCCTCATCGGAAAAGCGCCCATCGCCAACGCAGGCTTGGGCACCTTTGGCCTGGGCGGCGGTGGAAAGGGCGGCGGCGCCACACTCGGCGCGGAGCTGCTGCGCGGCAAGGGCGGCGGCGGCATCGGCGCGCTGGGCGCAGGGGGCGTGGGCAAGGGGCAGGTGGGCGGCGTGGTGACGCGCGCCACCTCGCGCAGCGTCGCGGCCACCCAGGGCAGCATCGACCGCGAGGCCGTGGCCAAGGTCATCAACAGCCACCTCCAGGAAGTCTACGCCTGCTACGAGCGCGCCCTCCTCAAGGACACGGGGCTCGCCGGCAAGGTGGTGCTCGAGTGGACGATCGGCGGCTCGGGCAGCGTGGTGGCGGCCAAGACCAAGTCCTCCACCCTCCGGAACGGCGCTGTCGAGGCCTGTATCCTCAGCAACCTGAAGAAGTGGCAATTCCCCGCCCCCAAGGGCGGCGTCGTCATCATCAGCTATCCCTTCATCTTCAACTCGGTCGGTTACTGACGCGGGATCCCCGCGTCTGGCCGCCTTCCCAACCGGACAGTGCCCATCGTGCGATACGCCCTGCTGCTCCTCCTGTTGGCCCCCGGCCTCGCGCTCGCGCAGGCCGAGGCGCTCGAGAACCCCGGCACCACCTCCGCCGTGCAAGACCGCCTGTACCGGATGAACCACGAGCTGACGCTCGGCGTCGGCGTGCTGCCGGCGGACGCCTACTACAAGGGCTACTACGCGCAGGTCAGCTACACGTACCACTTCAGCGACAACTTCGCGTGGCAGGTGGGCCGAGGCGCCTACAGCTACAACGTGGAGACGGGCCTGCGCAGCCAGCTGGAGCGTGACTTCGGCGTGGCCCCCACCGCCACCGCCTTCGAGGACGAGGTGGAGTGGATGGTGGGCTCGGACCTCGTGTTCAGCCCCTTCTACGGGAAGACGGCCATCCTCAACAGCAAGGTCATCCACTTCGAGGCCTTCCTGCTGGGCGGCGCCACCGTCTTCAAGCTCAACCGCGAGGGCGGCTTCCGTCCCGGCGCCAACCTGGGTCTGGGCATCCGCGTCTTCAAGAGTGACACCGTCTCCTTCCGGCTGGACGTGACCAACAACGTCGTCTTCGCCGGCGCCTCGCGCATCATCAACATCCCCACGATCCAGCTCGGCACCGCGCTCAACTTCGGCGCCACGGAATAACGCGGATGCTTCCCTCACGACTCGCCGCGCTCTCCAGCGCCGCGCTCCTCCTCCTGCCTCTGGCCTCGCGAGGTGCGCCTTCCAAGGCTCCCGCCGCCAGCGCGCAGCCCGCTCCCGCTCAGCCCGCTGCTGCCACCCCTGGCGCGCCAGCTCCGGCCCCTGCGGCGGCTCCCGGAACGCCTCCCGCCACCCCGGCTCCGGCCAAGACCGACGCCGCCGCGCCCGCCGAGGGCCAGGCCGCCGCGCCCAAGGCCGAGGAGCCTCCTCCCCCGCCCGAGAAGGTGGACCCGAAGACTTTCGACGAGGCCTTGGCGGAGTACTTCCAGGGCCACTGTGACGACACCGCGGAGGCCCAGGGCCGCCAGACGGTCGTCGTCAGCAAGGTGATCATCACCGCTCCGGCCACCGGAAGCGCCTCCGCGGACGCTGCAGGCGCCACCATCGGAAAGGCCGTCGCCAAAGCCGTCAAGGCCGCCTCCAAGTCCGCAGAGGAGCTGAAGTCTGGCAACGCCCAGCCGTGCGGCAACAAGCACAGCGCACGCGCCGCGAGCATGCTCTACGCCTGGCTCGCCGCCACGCCGAAGACGGACGACAACTACGCCTGGGGGCAATACTTCCTGGCCCGCAGCCTGATCGATCTGGGGCTCACCCATGCGGGCGCCGTGTACCTGGCCCGCATCGCCCGTGAGCGCACCAACCCCCAGGTACTGCCCCGCGCCCTGGAGGCGCTCAAGGACCTGACGGACAGGCCGTACAACGAGGTCATGATCGACGAGCAGGTGTTCGCCGCCTTGGATCTCGGCTTCCTGGAAGAAGAGGCCGGGGCCTATGCCCACTACCAGCAGGGTCTGGTGGATCTGCGCGTGGGCAACGAGCGCTGGGCCAACAACCACTTCGCCAAGCTCGAGGAGGGCAGCGCCGAGGCCAGCCGCGCGAAGTTCGCCCAGCTCGTCACCCGCCTCAAGACGGTGAAAGAGCCCTCGGAGGAGCTGATCAACGACTTCCTCACCCTCTCCACCGACGAGAAGCTCACGCGCGAGGCGCGCAACGAGGCGGCGCTCGCGGTGGCCCGCCTGCGCTACGAGCGCAAGGACTTCCAGGGCGCGCTCGTGGCCTACAACCAGGTGCTGCTGCCCGAGCTGGATCCGGGCCGCGCCACGCTCTACCTGGAGGAGGCGTGGACCCGGTACAAGCTGGGCGAGCTGCGCGCCGCCCTGGGCATCCTCACCACCCTGGACGCACCCTCCTTCCGGGACGAGTTCCTCCCGGACAAGTACCTGCTGCGCGCCCTCATTTATCGGGACTTGTGCCACTACCTGCCCGCCAAGCGCGCCGCCAAGGAGCTGACGCGCCGCTTCGCCGACTCGCTGGATGCCATCGCCGAGCGCGATGACCTGACGCAGGACCTGCGCCTGCGCCGCGCCGCCGAGGCCCACGGGTCCACCCAGCGCGCCTCGCGCTTCAAGGGGCTGCTCGAGCTGGAGTCCGAGCGGCTCGGGCGCTGGGCCGGCAGCTTCGGCGACCGGCTCCAGTCGCACCTCACCAAGGTCTACGCCCTGTCCCTGGGCGAGTCCGAGCGCGTCCACCAGGCCCGCCTGGCCGAGGCCGTGCGCCAGGAGGCCGACACGCTGCTGCGTGCCGCCGAGCAGGTCCGCCTCATGGAGTACGAGGTGGGCCTCAAGCTCTATGAGCGCGTGAAGAAGGGTTCGAAGAAAGTCGCCCCACGGGAGGAGGAGCTGCTCGGGCCTGACCAGGTCGCCTTCCGGTTCGAGGGCGAGTACTGGAACGACGAGCTGAAGTCCTACCGCGTCAGCATCGAGAGCCGTTGCATCGAGGAAACCCCATGACCGGGAAGTGGACCGGGATCATCGCCGCGGCGCTGCTCGCCGCGAGTTCCGCCGGGGCCCAGCGCCAGGACCGGAACTTCAACCCCATCGTCTCCAAAGCGAAAGAGCGCGAGGAGCTCATCGCCAAGCTCAAGCGCGACATCTTCAAGGTGGACCGCGCCATCGGCGAGACGGACAAGCTCATCTCCAAGAGCCGCAACGCGCCGTACCTGCCGGACCTGCAGTTCCGCCTGGCCGAGCTCTACGTGGAGAAGAGCCGCTACGTGTACTACCTGCAGGCCGAGCAGCGCCCCGAGGGGGCCTCGGGCGCCATCGTCTCGCCCGAGACGCGGCTGATGAAGAACAAGGCCGTGCAGCTCTACCTGCGCCTGCAGCGCGAGTACCCGGACTTCCACGACGGCGACAAGGTGATGTTCTACCTGGCGCACGAGCAGCGCGAGCTGGGCACCTTCGACGAGATGCTCAAGACGCTGGGCGACCTGACGCGCAAGTACCCCAGCAGCCCGCTGCGCCTGGAGGCCGAGCAGATCATCGGCGACTATCACTTCGACAAGGCGGACCTGGCGGAGGCGGAGAAGCACTACACCGCCATCCTCGCGCAGCCGCCCTCGCCGGTGCATGACCTGGCCCGCTACAAGATGGGCTGGATCCGCGTGAACCAGGCCAAGCACGCCGAGGCCGTGGTCTTCTTCGAGGCCGCCGCCGCCAGCGAGCCCCTGCCGGGCGTGGACGCCAAGAAGGCGCTCAACGTGAAGCGCGAGGCCTTGTTGGACCTCGTCTACAGCTACACCGAGGCCAAGCCGGCCAAGGGCGCCATCAACTACTTCGAGAAGCTGTCCGACAGCCGGGCCACCTTCGCGCTGGCGCTGGACAAGCTGGGCAACCGCTACTTCATCAAGGCGCAGTACGAGTGGGCCATCCCCGCGCTGCGCAAGCTGATGGAGATCCAGTTCGACCCCGAGCTGGACCTGGAGCGCGGCCAGAAGCTCTATGACGCGATCAAGGCCTCCAAGGGCAAGGTGATGCCAGAGCCGGCGGACCTGCGCTTCCTGGTGCGCGCCGGCGTGCAGGCCAAGACGGACCCCGAGCTGCCCGAGGCGGACCGCAAGAAGCAGCTCGCGGAGCTGGAGGAGATGGCACGCGACCTGGCTACGCAGCTGCACGTGGCCGCGCAGAAGAAGGACGACAGGCCCATGTATGTGACGGCTGCGTCCGCCTACAAGGAGTACCTCAGCCTCTTCCGCCCCGAGCAGTACGTGCGGCCCATCATGAAGAACCGTGCGGACGCGCTCTTCGAGGCGAGCGCCTTCCCGGACGCCGCGCGCCAGTTCGAGGAGCTGGCCCGCTACGAGGAGAAGGCCAAGCAGCGCGACGAGAAGGCCATCGACGCGGCCATGTACGGCGCCCTGCTGAGCCATTTCTCCACCGTGAAGCCGGAGGAGGCGGCCAGGCGCACCACCTTCGAGGTGGCGGATGCGCGCCAGGCCCTCAAAGTGCTCGGCGCCAACTACGTCACCCGCTTCCCCCAGAGCCCCAACCTGCTCGAGGTGAAGTTCAACATCGCCCGCGCCTACTACGAGGACGGCGAGTACCCGAAGGCCGCCGAGCTCTTCACCGCCTTCGCCCTGGCCCACCCGCAGCACAAGGACGCCAGCGTCGCCGGTAACCTCGCGCTCGACAGCCTCCGCCAGCTCAACGACTTCAAGGGCATGGAGGAGACGGGCAAGAAGTTCCTCGGCACGCCGCTGCCCGCCAAGTTCCAGGACGACGTCCGGAAGATTCTGGCGCAGAGCAAGGCCGAGGCGCTGGACGAGCTGGCCCTCAAGAGCGCCGAGGAGACAGGCGACGTCATCCAGGGCCTGCTCAAGGTGGCTGACGAGAACAAGAACTCGGAGATCGGCGAGAAGGCCCTCTATGGCGCCTTCACCGCCGCGCGTGAGAAGCGCGACCTGATCCGCGCGCGCGAGCTGGCCAACAAGCTGTCCGCCGACTACCCCAAGAGCCAGTACCTCTCGGACGTGCTGCTGACGCTGGGCCGCTACTCCGCCGAGGCCGGCTCCTTCACCGAGGCCGCCGACTGGTTCGAGAAGGTAGGCCAGAAGCTCGGCGCGGACGCGGTGGGCCTGGATGGCTACCTGTCCGCCGCGCGCCTGCGCCTGGCCATGGGTGACTACAAGGAGGCCTCTCGCAGCCTGGAGACGGCCGCCGAGGTGGCGGGGGCCCGCAAGGGCGAAGTGCTGGTGCTGCTGGCCGAGGCCCGCCTGAAACAGAAGGACTACGCCGCCGCCCGCCGCGCCGCCGAGAGCGCCCTGGCGCTGAACAAGACGAGCACCGGTGCCGCCGCCGTCATCGCCGAGGTGCAGGCCACCACCGCTCCGAACGACTCGCCCGAGAAGCTCATCGCCACCCTCACCACCGCGGTGCAGGGGCCGGATGGGCAGACGGAAGAAGCCGCCAAGGGCCTTTGGTTCCTCGGAGAGATTCTCTACCGCAGCTACAAGGCCCTGCCCGCCGACAAGGTCGAGGAGAAGGTATCCGCCCTGCAGAGCATGGAGGGCATCTACACGCAGGCCGCCTCGCTCGGCTACCCGGAGTGGGCCGTGGCCTCGCTGTGGAAGCTGGCCCTGTCGTATGAGCACCTCGCCAGCGTGGTGGACGCCACGCCCGCCCCCGCTGGAGCCTCGGCCGCCGAGGTGAAGGCCTTCCAGCAGGCGGTGAAGGAGCAAGTGGCTCCGCTGCGCCAGCGCGCGGACGAGGCCTTCAAGGTCTGCCTCGCTCGCGCCGAGCAGCTCGACGTGTTCAGCGCCGCCGTGGTGGGCTGCCGCAGCCGGAGCGACACGGCCGCGCTGCCCGTGCCCACCCCCGGCACGCCCACGCGCAGCCAGGCCCTCGAGGAGGTCCGCAAGAAAGCCGAGGCCACGCTCACCGCCGAGGCGCTCGAGGCCCTGGGCATGGCGTACCTGGAGAACAAGCAGTACGGCCTGGCCCAGCTCACCTTCGGCCGCGTCACCGAGCTGCAGGACACGCGCGCCGTCTCGCACAACGCGCTGGGCTGGGCACTGCTCAACCAGGGCGATGCGATGGGCGCTCACGCCGCGTACGCCAAGGCGCTCGAGGCGGACCCCACGTACAGCAAGGCCCGCCTCAACGTCGCCGCCCTGCGCTGCCGCTTCGGCGATGTCGAGGGCGCCCGGCGCGAGCTGTCCGTGCTCAAGGATGTGAACTCGCTCGGCGGCACCGACGTGGACACGGGGTGGAAGGCGTGCAAGTGAGCCCGCGCATACTGCCGGCCCTGCTCCTGGGGGGCCTGCTCACCGGGTGCGGCCAGGGTCCGCACCTGGAGGGCAGCGTCACCCCGCTGCTGGACCTGCGCTACGACATCGCCCGGGCGGCCGCCACCTCCGACGAAGTCTCCATCAGCTTCATCGATCAGCTGGAGCCTGCCCCAGGCGCAGAGCCCCTCCCCGAGGACAGCCCGCCCCCTGAGGGCATCGTCTTCAAGGTGGCCGCGCGGCTCGACGACCTGCAGCTCACGCCGGGCGTGAAGATCGACCTGGCCGAGCTGATGGGCACCGAGCCGGACTCCGCCCAGCGCGGCGCGCTCAGCCGCAGCATGCCCGACGAGCCCTCGCGCGACTTCCCTCGCATGCTCCGGGGCGGGCTCACCGTCGACAAGGCCCTCGAAGGCTTCACCCCTTGCGCCAAGATCAAGGGCGACTTCCACGTCACCTTCGTCAACGGCACCGACGTCTACTCCGGCCGCACCGTGTTCGGCCACTTCCAGGCCACCGTTCCCAACGTGGACCCGAAAACGCCATGTTCATGAAGCGCATCGTCCTGCTCACCCTGCCGCTGCTCGCCGCGTGTGGCTCGCGCTATGGCATGCGCCTGCCAGACGAGATGGAGAAGAATCTCCCGTACGAGACCCGCATCGAGCTGCTCGAGGCCGAGAATGCTCTCGCGCTCGCCTACGACAAGGTGGACGAGGCCAGCAGCGAGATTGTCCGCGCCCGCGACAACATCCGCCGCGCCCGCTCGCGCGCCCAGGCCGCCGAGTCCGAGCTGGATCGCGCCGAGGACACCGTGTCCAAAGAGGTGGCCCAGCTCACCATCGAGGAGGCCGAAGCCCGCGTGGAGTACCTGCGCTCCCGTCAGCGCCTGAACGTGGCCAAGCTGGAGGTGGAGGAGCTGGCCAAGCAGTGCGCCGTCGCCCGCTTCGAGCTGTCCCGAGTGACGGCCGCCCGCAAGGCCAAGGTGGCAGGCAGCGAGGGGCTGGACCCCAAGGAGTTCGAGTCCCAGGTGAGCGAGTGCGAGGCCGAGGTGAAGGAGGAGCGGGCGGGGCTCGGCGCCAACACCGCGGACGAGAAGGCGGCGCGCGAGGCGTGGGAGGCGAAGAAAGCGGCGCTGGCCAAGAAGACCTTTGACGCGCGAACCAGTCCTTACGTGGAGAACCTGTGATGATTCGAGCCGGCGTCCTCGTCCTCCAGCTCTTCACGGCGCAGACTCCGGCGCCGGCCACCTCTGCCCCGGAGGCTCCGGCCACCGAGGCCCAGGCGCTGCCACCGGATGTGGACGCGCTCTACAAGCTGGGCGTGGCGTTCCTCAACCAGGGCCAGCCGAAGA contains these protein-coding regions:
- a CDS encoding MtsA protein, which produces MKRSWAAVTTALVLCLAGVAVFVMRSRELPAPAQVAQAVEPGRGSARLVSIGPRLTSNQTSEPLSVYGEGLEPGMRLALGEPVSRELPLKVVDARHAYARLPADVELPPELPVASVKVRLSSAAGGPGPEGEARLDVVNDRAFPDLFALALSPDGRTAFIASPPTDTVFALDVSSGQVTALAAADGPSAITTYKDTEGRAWLAVVHRFSPELRLYALDAPGSAPRVLPAPVGASGVVVDGRGEVAFIAEQVRDTVRAVSLADGKERWSAAVDPNPRELTRWKDLLAVGSLQTGQVELLRQADGGLVSTVVPMPGVPIVGGGTEKFSKQVMGGKAPRGLVASEKLGRLFIASLGPNVGPNAERMEVSPNGGVAVLDPKRGEVVRHRGFGAGVTEGLAVDEASGLLYAADIGLGQVRVLDGRKLVESEDGARKALLQELPIPLPEQTPRARPDEDYGKEGRAGVELHSGPRSLALAPDGRTLYVLNRHTGTVAVVDVAEARKGQARVVKQLPVTEMRTQAKRRLGQVLYFADMGRTAMSCDACHLEGHTGGVFFEKTKPMRIYRSTTVRGSRDTPPYFTPASTHSIAETIKTVGNRNRFQNPALTDVEVEALSLFTSLVPTLPNPFRGEDGAPPETLALPDGHTGRPAEGRTLFEGKGGCTVCHPAPLYTLDQDPATRGKYLEVGTPIALPLRTDQQELVPGAAPPALVGTWDIWPLLTSASAGYEVKGDRLVVGTRFPLRVVLENSGPQHGNAQALTPQERDDLLAFLLTL
- a CDS encoding AgmX/PglI C-terminal domain-containing protein, which translates into the protein MSAQPSVLQVVILRDGLLVGTEVFVPGTYAIGSDPSSDLLLDDASIEPRHALLYFQNGRSAIQDAGSTQGVYVNGHRVSACEIRSVDEVLCGPFVLKTRVLSQKPAEKPPPSPEVAALLGAPQPAPSPAPQPAVRLSRPGVQATMPARPSVSNLPSVQPQLAPELMTHTVPLTQGQQSAPRGPAPQAVVPLQQPPPAEHRASRGGPAVAHAPRPAPVPVPVQPPQASAVPANTVPSARRRATQDLLPVQEQSPSIQLDELFGDSEPSSELPVEPPLELEHAPRPQPVQAPARVSAPVQVPARVSAPVRIPVPAPEHGHGHSAEVLPDPARPTHAPQVSLGKGTAQLYLELYWGGIRREARRFSPGKEPLKASDAEKNAIPLWGFALPEEGFTLAEALNGAYRLYVPPGSAVEKANTGGKYTPVQLTALEADGTRRFITLREGTAARLTQGQMSLVAYAAPMPEKVRVNPLAGLPWLALTCFFLFGSGFGAFIALRPQSPESPDFQQKNLPPVALRLLSPEPKKKEEAKKKLAEIKEKAKPEKKAEKAPEKVAETPKPKEKVPPPPKAATPPPPESKALKALAKLSAAGPAANDVLAAVDKLGSGPGSKNVKTSNYKLSGLIGKAPIANAGLGTFGLGGGGKGGGATLGAELLRGKGGGGIGALGAGGVGKGQVGGVVTRATSRSVAATQGSIDREAVAKVINSHLQEVYACYERALLKDTGLAGKVVLEWTIGGSGSVVAAKTKSSTLRNGAVEACILSNLKKWQFPAPKGGVVIISYPFIFNSVGY
- a CDS encoding outer membrane beta-barrel domain-containing protein, translated to MRYALLLLLLAPGLALAQAEALENPGTTSAVQDRLYRMNHELTLGVGVLPADAYYKGYYAQVSYTYHFSDNFAWQVGRGAYSYNVETGLRSQLERDFGVAPTATAFEDEVEWMVGSDLVFSPFYGKTAILNSKVIHFEAFLLGGATVFKLNREGGFRPGANLGLGIRVFKSDTVSFRLDVTNNVVFAGASRIINIPTIQLGTALNFGATE
- the bamD gene encoding outer membrane protein assembly factor BamD, with protein sequence MTGKWTGIIAAALLAASSAGAQRQDRNFNPIVSKAKEREELIAKLKRDIFKVDRAIGETDKLISKSRNAPYLPDLQFRLAELYVEKSRYVYYLQAEQRPEGASGAIVSPETRLMKNKAVQLYLRLQREYPDFHDGDKVMFYLAHEQRELGTFDEMLKTLGDLTRKYPSSPLRLEAEQIIGDYHFDKADLAEAEKHYTAILAQPPSPVHDLARYKMGWIRVNQAKHAEAVVFFEAAAASEPLPGVDAKKALNVKREALLDLVYSYTEAKPAKGAINYFEKLSDSRATFALALDKLGNRYFIKAQYEWAIPALRKLMEIQFDPELDLERGQKLYDAIKASKGKVMPEPADLRFLVRAGVQAKTDPELPEADRKKQLAELEEMARDLATQLHVAAQKKDDRPMYVTAASAYKEYLSLFRPEQYVRPIMKNRADALFEASAFPDAARQFEELARYEEKAKQRDEKAIDAAMYGALLSHFSTVKPEEAARRTTFEVADARQALKVLGANYVTRFPQSPNLLEVKFNIARAYYEDGEYPKAAELFTAFALAHPQHKDASVAGNLALDSLRQLNDFKGMEETGKKFLGTPLPAKFQDDVRKILAQSKAEALDELALKSAEETGDVIQGLLKVADENKNSEIGEKALYGAFTAAREKRDLIRARELANKLSADYPKSQYLSDVLLTLGRYSAEAGSFTEAADWFEKVGQKLGADAVGLDGYLSAARLRLAMGDYKEASRSLETAAEVAGARKGEVLVLLAEARLKQKDYAAARRAAESALALNKTSTGAAAVIAEVQATTAPNDSPEKLIATLTTAVQGPDGQTEEAAKGLWFLGEILYRSYKALPADKVEEKVSALQSMEGIYTQAASLGYPEWAVASLWKLALSYEHLASVVDATPAPAGASAAEVKAFQQAVKEQVAPLRQRADEAFKVCLARAEQLDVFSAAVVGCRSRSDTAALPVPTPGTPTRSQALEEVRKKAEATLTAEALEALGMAYLENKQYGLAQLTFGRVTELQDTRAVSHNALGWALLNQGDAMGAHAAYAKALEADPTYSKARLNVAALRCRFGDVEGARRELSVLKDVNSLGGTDVDTGWKACK